The window TCAATTAGAAAAACGGATCATTTTGGTCATGTACAAATGCATAAGATCACAAAGAGATTATTACGAATGTGCTATACTTAATTTGATATTTATTCATGAAATGgtgatgttttacaaaacttcttgcAACTTAGGATGCTcgattttaaattaaatagacAAAATTTTAAGACTCGACTATATACTAAAACTAATGAGGTGAGATCGGGATCATAGTGCAATACTGCAATGTGATCGATGATCGTTTTTTACTTGTAGGATCTTAAAATCGTAAGATCTTAAGATCGAAATCAGAATTTTAACAACCTTGATTTTCACTGCTATATTTAAATACATGTTATTATTTGTATTCTAATTATTTTACATGTTCACctggtttattaaaaataaataaataaataaataaataaaataaaaaaatccgaATACTACCTATCCTAAAGTCAAGGTGTCGCAAGTAGGCATGCAAAAACcggttttttttttctgaacCGGACCGGTTCAGAAAGAAATCCTTTATTGTAAGTAGAAGTTATTTCAAACTCTTATGTTAATCAATCGAGTAATATGCATGAAGCCGTCAACTATTTTACGGAATgcgtgaattaaaaaaaaaaaaaaaaaaaaaaaaaaaaaaaaaaggcataAGAAAAAGAAGTGGTAATGGGAGCATTTGTCCGGTTCGGTTCCGCTCAACATAGTCAAAATCGGTTCACCCCCAAACCGGTTCGGTTCAAAAGCGGTTTCATCATATTAGCAAACATTGTGCtcctcatttcaaactcatttattttCGTACACATTAaaatttttttggtttaaaactAAACAACTTGTAGGATAATAAACCCACGATAAAAAAGTAGTTGTTTTTTTAAAAACATCAAGCATGTCCGTAACAAGTTTGATAGTATCCCAACTTGATTCCGGATAAGTTGTAACCTTATTACGGTCCGCAAGATTGTCATGGAACATTTTTAAAGTATCTTTTTGACGTAAGGCACATTCAAACATTTTGCAAGTGGAGTTTCATCGGGTATTATTTTCCCAATTCGGACCTAAAAAGAGGGCATTCGCATCGACACAAAATTGCATATAATTATGATATCGAGCGTTACTAgaactaaaaatatattttagcaTGTCTTTGAAACCATCTTTTATAGTTTCAATGCTAGTTAGTCCATCTTGCACAACCAAATTAATGATATGTGTAACACATCGACTATGAAAAAAAACACCATCGCAAAttggtttatattttagttttagTTGTCCAACCGCGACGGTGTTGTTTAAAGCATCTTCAAAAGATATAGAAAAAATCTTTCCTTCAAGTTTATAAGTTTTGATCATACaatctaaaattttaaataaatttctaCCGGTGCGGGTACTCAAACAATTCAAACGTAATCGTACGCTTCATCATTACCCAATTAGTTGGATTAATCGAATGAGCGGTAACACAAAGGTACGCATCCGGTGAATCGTGAGGAGCCGTCCAAACATCACAAGTTAAATTCACACCGGTTTCTAAAGATTGAAATCCTAAAATCAATTCATTTTTTGCAAGTTTCCACATTTCAATACAATCACGTCTAATAGAAGTACGACTCACATGGCAATATCGTGGTTGGAGAGTATCTTGGATGAGTGAAGTCAATCGTTTGTTGTCGAAGTGGTCAAAAGGCAAACATTCTTGAATCACGAACTTCGCCATCCTATCCCGAACTTTACTCAAATCATAACTCCACAATGTTGCATCATTCGCCATTGTTGTTTGATTATGTCCCGGCCCAAATTTCACCGTGGGGTATCTTTTTGTCATATGAGTTTTCAATGTCGAATTCCCTTCTTCATTAAAAAAAGCACCACATTTCTTGCATCGCGCTCTTTTTGTACCGTTCgacattacacacaaatcatagtTGCACCAAATAGCCGAATTTCTATTTGTTTCTTTGATGCTAACAACGGTAGGATTGTTTGATGAATCTCCAATACCAATGGAAGCCGAATCCATTGTTTGAATTAAGAGCGTTTTTTGAAGTAAGAGAGGTTTTTTGAGGTTTGGTTAACCCAAAACATCTAATAGCTATTTATACTATCAAATATTGGGGAATATggccaaaagggaccaaaaatcgaGTGTCTAACAGCCATTAACGAATATATAGCCGTTAGAATAAGACAAAAAAACGGTCATATGCAAAACCGGTTCAAAACCGGATAAAAAAACCGGTTCTTATTAAATCGCTCCTAACGGTCAAAATAGCGAATTGGTTCGGTCCGACGGTTCGGTTCATCGGGGGTTCGGTTCAAGGCTGAACCGGTTCGGAGGTAAACCGGTTTCCGGTTCACTGACCGGTTCGGTTTGTGAACCGTTTTTTTTGGTCACTGCGACTCGCAAGTGGTAGCTCAATTTAATACCGGGTAGCGAGCTTAATTGTTTACATCGTGGCCAAACAAACCTCTTTTGGGCCTCCAGGGAGATCAAACCcattttacaaaaaaataataataataataataataaaaattttaaaaaaaaaatcaaaagttttcttaagCTTATTTAATATGTTCAATATATACATGTGaaaacaacatacatataacataatatACCCGTAAAGATCTAATGAACATTGATCTAATTATGAGAACATCTTCAATAGTCAATAGTTAAGTTATATAAGACTTAAAACTATTGTAAGCATCTTTATTTCAATAACTTTAACCAATAATTAAATAACTCATCCAATGATTAACCTCTTtcaataattttatttaataaaaaatttaactaATTTATCTATATCTATTTAAAATACTCTATAAAACCCTTTAACGATTTTTTTAAACACACattgtattttaattttatttaaaatattacaatacattgtttcaaaagaaatataTTACAATATATCATTCGAAGAAGTTAATACGAGAAGACTATTACGGAATAATCATaaaaaagattgaaaaaaaatatataattattttaattttatatttcataGATTAAATGCCATCAAATagtgagtaaattacatgaatggtctctatggtttagggtaaaTTGCGCGTTTGgtttctaacttatttttttaactcggaaggttcttaatgtttgtttttgttacacgcttggtctttgttttacctaaaaagactattttgccattgattttttaatttatttaaataaacacacctcaaCCCCACCCCTTCATCTTATCTTACATATTCCacaattttttcctatttaaataatagttttttaaaataagacagagaccaagcgcgtaataaaaacaaataacagAGATCAATCGCATaacaaaacaaatagtagggaccttccgagttaaaaaaaaaaaataagttagggatcaagcgcgcaaattacccctaaccatagggatcattcatgtaatttactcttaaatatTTAAGACAAAACTGTAagattggtccctatggttttcaaaaaaactttggatggggtccaaaaacTTTCATATATTTACATAAAAGGTCCAAACTCAAGATTTTTCGTTGTTTTTAGTCTCTGGACTACTTGAAAGGACTGGACTACTTGAAAGGACGATTTtacccttttattttttttttctatatttatgTTAATacctttttaatttaaaaggaaaaaAAGGAACTAGTCCTACCCACCCTATCACTCTACTGGTAACGCCTCAtatcttttttctctctctcacacacacatacacacacaactcAAAACATACACCCATACCTGGAACTCTCACTACTTCCTATAATCTCCAAATTctaaagaagatgatgatgatttcAAAGAAAACCCAGATCTGCAAGACCTCGAGTATGTCTCCCAAATCAAAAGAGACTCGTTTGGCCAAAATTAATTCCTCAAATACATAGATTATTTAGTGGATGACATAAGATAGAGACATAATGATTGGTGTTGCTTGACAGAAATGAGAAAGGAAAGAGAAAGAAAGtcaaagagaaagaaggaagtctCTCTGATTTAACAACCCACCCAACCATCGACACCTCACTCATCACCATCTGCTGCTCCTCCCATGAGAAAACGAAGGTGTTTGTTTTAGGGCTTCAAAACTATAACTAAATTGGAATTAGGTCATTGTTACATGTGACTTCGTAGATAAAGCTCATGATGGAGTCGAAGATACCCAAAACTTCTCGCTCTGATGGAGTGATGGTTTGGCTTGCCATTACTGTATGTTTGGACCTTGAACTCCATCGTGATTTCAATCAAAACTAGATGTTGATTCCCATGGAATGATATTGGTTTCAATTTTAGGGCTTCAATGGTTTGGATAGAGTTGTTTTACAgaattatgtatgtatgtgtttttgttgacgagagagagagagagagagagagagagagagagagagagagagagagagagagagagagagagagagagagagagagagagagagagagaccattgGGGTGGGGTACgcctcttttttatttttattttttaattaaaaaaatattaaaataaaagaaaaaaaaacataaaagaaattcaaaaagggTAAAAATATCATTTCAAGTTTACCAAGGACTAAAACCAAAGAAAAATCTTGATTTCGAGCCTTCTATGCAAGTGAGAAAGTTTTTGGACCTCATCCAAAGTTTTTTTAATACCACATGGACCAATCTTGCAGTTTTgtcaatatttaatataaataattaaaactaaaatatGTTCAAGAAAGTAAAATGAAATATAACTAAAATATGAAGGGATAAAATGACAAAACATAAAAGTATAACCGACAACCATGCTACGACATCCATGTTACTGCTAACTTCCATTTTTGCTTTTTCGACCAATTTCGTATTTTCGGTGGGAGCCATGGTTTTTGAAAGATCAAGAAACACAAATGTTTGATTGTGAGAGAAGAATTATATGAGATATAAGAAGACATCTTGTGGTATTTATATAGTAGGTTTATAATGATTTTTATTTaggtaaaaaaaatgtttgaagcaGTAAATTGCAAATCAAATTCAATTGGTCGTTGCTCTCCGAGTCTCCGTTGTTGCTCTCCGAGTCTCCGTTGTATATACCACGAATCCTCCGGGTAGTGTGCATGGTGGTTTTCCATGGCCACCTTTACCATGGACCCATTTGTGCTTTGTATACTAATTGGTCTAATAAGCTTTAAAATAAGTTCCCATTTGAGATGCTCCATTTGAGAAGCTCTCACAATAGCTAATAAATCCTTAcattagggatgagcaaaaggaccgaaccggccggaaccggaccggaccggggaaccggcttcggccaaaatcaagaaccgaaccggcccggcggttctaccggttcccggttcctaccggttcttgtcgtgtcttcaaatgttggaaccgctccttgaaaaatagcatcatatgattccggtttttgccggttctaccggtttttGCCAGTTaaatcggttccggttcctaccggttcccggttccaaaaatccacaaaaataacgtcccggtcccggcccgaccggttccatcgggttccggttccggtgccggttccggttccggtaccggttccggccggttccccgatCCATATGTTCATCCCTACCTTCCATATCTTGTTAAAGTCATGTATTATTATGCGAAAACGAGTGGTTTGATGTTAAAGTTTCACTCAAGCACCATAATGGTGGCAATGGGCCAacttttaatataaaaattattatatataaatgcGATTACATTTTACCAAATCTCCAACACTGCTCCAAAGTCATACCtcctttttttttcctttctttctttttttcatttttttttttttttgtgtctaTCACGCGAGTTACTCCATTTTGGAAAAAGAATAGTAGTGATCCTCCAAATATGGAGTTATACCATTCATTTCTCCAAAAAGTTCAACTTCTACTTGTCAATTTTTAATCCCTCTTCACATTTTAGGTTTATCAATTTCCACTTTGTTTTAATCAACTAACTGTAATTTAAATGATACTAActaatcataaatataaaatcaaattcatataaattttagaaaacataaaagagaaattaaatattctcctaTATTTTATTCCTACTCATCCTTCTACCGTATCAAATGGTGACAACTGACAAGTGGATTAAATTAGTATTAACAATTACGATGTATCCAGATTTAGAACTAAAAAATATACCTTCACTGCAAACAATTCCATTCATTATATTTATTGCTTAGGGTAAACAATAATATAGCAAGTAGCAaactaaaaaaagaaagaaagtctTACCTCTCTATATCTAGATTTAGAAGTAAAAATCTTGAGACTAAGATTTACCTGCTACTTGACACTTGACACCAACATCAGCAGAAGCAACTAACTACTGAGGTCCAGCAGGTTGAGGAGGTTCTTCTGATACAGCATTAGCATTAGCATTTTGGGTGGCAAATTGAAGAGGGGCATCAGCAAGCTGTGGGTTAGGGTTCTGGGGTGCCACATAAGAAGTCATCTGGATCTGATCAGAAGGTGGTGCACCAACACCAGCATAAGCTGGCTGAGCCTGTGCCAGTGCCTGTGAAAGAGGGTTAGGAGGGTAAAGAGCCTGAACCGCAGTGGGACCATACATAGCCTGGTGTCCTTGGAACCTTTTCAGTTTTGCAATGTGTTTCTTACCACCAACATGCCGCTCAAACACTTCCTGTGTATCACACTTCACATTACACAAGTCACACATCAACGGTATCACCACTTTCGGCTTTCCTACCCCTTGCTGTCTCTGCCTCTTACCACCGCGACCACCGCCGCTTTTCACCTTCCGTTTCAACCCCCCGGGCTTCTTCTCCCGCTCATCGTCTGCTTTCGTTGCAGCTTCATTCTCCTTCATCTCCACTTTTTCTGTTTGTTcaacaccaacaccaacaccaacGGGTCCGTATGCACCTTTCATTTGGAGATTCTTTTGGTGGCGTTTCCCGCTCTTGTGTGTCTCCAGGATTTCCTTACTCGTGCAGTCAACCCTACACAATTCACACCATGCAATCTTCAACGAAGCTTCTCCTTCGCCTTCCGACGCTTTTTCACCCTCCACAGGGTGAGAAGATGGTGGTGGGAATGGCTGGTCATGCCTGCCAATGCCTCCCCTACCCCTACCCCTTCCACGACCACCACCACCACGTCCCCTTCCGCTTCCTTGAAAAGGTGGAGGACCATAGCCGCTAATGTTTGGCGGCCGGAAGCCACGCCCGCCGCCTCTAAACGGACCTCCACCTCTTCTACCGCCACCCCTGTAGAAAGGAGGAGGAGGATGATCACCAACCTGCAAATTAGAGAGATGAGATTCTTTTAAAAGAGAGCACGTACAAAATGCAAGACAATAAATTATATACCccacatatgattattaatttcatggaataaacTAGGTCAGTTATGTTGAGTTGATTGAAAGTTGAAAGTAAATATTTCAAGAAACATCCTATTCCTAGCACATAATGGAGAGATGATAATGATGGAGGTTTAAGTTGTAATTTGTAAAGTATGAGTATGAGCCATGAGCCATCACATAGGTTTTGAGAATCACATATGACCAGCTTGAGCAATGAGCAGTGTTTTCTTCAATAGAGTTATGGGAAAAAGAAAACACGTCTCAATGTGCATGCATACTGATGCAACTGTCTGTTGTCCATCAGTCCGATTCTCCAGCATCATGCCAACCTACTTGATGTTTTGGAACAACAGCTTCCTCTTCTCAatttcctatatatatacattataTGCGTTTGTTACCTTTGAACAAATATATTCATTCCATTTCCTCCTCAGTGTAACTATCTTGTTGCACTTAGCTGCCCAGAAAGAGACTAACAGTGGAAGAACCAACCGGAGTCCCACATCACATCCTCAGATGCATCATTTGTCAGCATGGAACCTTAAACTTTGCTCTCCAATCCATATATAACTCTATAACAAAAACCTCAACAGTTGAGTTACGCAAGTCCAAACAGAGCATAAAAAACTCATTCAAATTGCTTTTAGAAGCATCTCTCAATATTCTAAAATCTAAAGGCTCCGGTTATTAGACAAAGAAATCATCATTAAATTCCAGTTACATGCTACACAGATTGAATGTACCTAACTATCACTCGATTAGCTAAATTTCTTTATCAATTATCATTAAGGCAAGGTCTTGTTTATGTGTGTGAAGTGCAACCTCGTAGTAGTCTACAAGCACCCAGAATTGCCAGTGTAATATCTTCATTTAAATGGAAGAACTACTGCCACTACAGACGCCATAAAAGCCAATGCCCAAGAGAATAATCATGAATGAAGATAACCAAACAGAACAATATATCAAAGTTTTGTTTCAAAATCCTCAACATTTT of the Lactuca sativa cultivar Salinas chromosome 6, Lsat_Salinas_v11, whole genome shotgun sequence genome contains:
- the LOC111882955 gene encoding uncharacterized protein LOC111882955, which codes for MDLSKLPDAQRQELEQLQKQFQEHQAQQQKQQQESAAAATAAAAAAAVQQQPPAYDQSQVQQLYDPSQAYDQSYYYNYNYQDPSQQQQQYDASYYQNYYPNAYQQHHPYTHPETLVATAVPSEQQQNAGSVSGSLGPGQVQDPYVHPGNQVNLGGTQGYPVPPGLNAAAAAAVAALSQLTQFAGTMGAAERASGGGYAPPPPMAGGGHYGQGHFRPPVGDHPPPPFYRGGGRRGGGPFRGGGRGFRPPNISGYGPPPFQGSGRGRGGGGRGRGRGRGGIGRHDQPFPPPSSHPVEGEKASEGEGEASLKIAWCELCRVDCTSKEILETHKSGKRHQKNLQMKGAYGPVGVGVGVEQTEKVEMKENEAATKADDEREKKPGGLKRKVKSGGGRGGKRQRQQGVGKPKVVIPLMCDLCNVKCDTQEVFERHVGGKKHIAKLKRFQGHQAMYGPTAVQALYPPNPLSQALAQAQPAYAGVGAPPSDQIQMTSYVAPQNPNPQLADAPLQFATQNANANAVSEEPPQPAGPQ